In Nicotiana tabacum cultivar K326 chromosome 11, ASM71507v2, whole genome shotgun sequence, a single window of DNA contains:
- the LOC107794504 gene encoding tRNase Z TRZ2, chloroplastic yields the protein MQISVATVIPKVPSFTRFYQFTPNPAQHGLKKPNHGLSVQTHINLPAPCAVKSSSTGFLSAIERAIEEEEYRKARAEVNRQGINIEGYSIEGHSIGGHETCVIVPQLKAAFDIGRCPSKAVHQNFLFITHAHLDHIGGLPMYIATRGLYGLKPPTVFIPPSIKEDVEKLLDVHRSMSQVELNLDLIALDVGETYEMRNDLVVRPVRTHHVIPSQGYVIYSVRKKLKKQYIHLQGKQIEKLKKSGVQITDSVLCPEVAFTGDTASNFYLDPRSADALRAKVLITEATFLDDNCGVEHAREHGHTHLFEIMEHAQWIRNKTLVLTHFSPRYNIEDIRQGVSKLQPLVSAKVVALTEGFKSMHL from the exons ATGCAAATCTCTGTAGCGACTGTAATCCCAAAAGTGCCTTCATTCACCAGATTTTACCAGTTCACCCCAAATCCAGCTCAACACGGTCTTAAAAAACCGAACCATGGTCTCTCGGTACAAACACACATCAATCTTCCAGCTCCATGTGCTGTCAAAAGTTCCTCTACTGGCTTCTTGTCTGCCATTGAGAGAGCAATAGAGGAAGAAGAGTATAGAAAAGCCAGGGCTGAGGTAAACCGGCAAGGGATAAATATTGAAGGTTATTCAATTGAAGGACACTCGATTGGTGGGCATGAGACCTGTGTTATTGTGCCACAACTGAAAGCTGCTTTTGATATTGGGAGATGCCCATCAAAGGCTGTTCATCAAAACTTCTTGTTTATCACTCACGCTCATCTTGACCACATT GGTGGACTTCCTATGTATATTGCCACTCGTGGCTTGTACGGCTTGAAACCTCCGACAGTCTTCATACCTCCTTCCATAAAAGAAGATGTAGAGAAGTTGCTTGATGTTCATAGATCAATGAGTCAGGTGGAACTGAATTTGGATCTGATTGCTTTGGATGTAG GGGAAACATATGAAATGCGGAATGACCTGGTAGTAAGACCAGTTAGAACTCACCATGTTATTCCCAGCCag GGCTATGTGATATACTCAGTCAGAAAGAAGTTGAAGAAGCAATACATTCATCTACAGGGGAAACAAATAGAGAAACTGAAGAAATCGGGTGTTCAG ATAACAGATAGTGTGTTGTGTCCTGAAGTAGCCTTCACAGGAGATACAGCATCAAACTTTTATCTTGATCCTCGCAGTGCTGATGCTTTGCGGGCAAAAGTTCTTATAACTGAG GCAACATTCTTGGATGACAACTGCGGCGTTGAGCATGCACGGGAGCATGGTCATACACATCTATTTGAG ATAATGGAGCATGCACAATGGATACGGAACAAAACACTTGTTTTAACCCATTTTTCACCACGCTACAACATTGAG GACATTCGTCAAGGTGTATCAAAGTTGCAACCGCTGGTATCAGCCAAAGTGGTTGCCTTAACTGAGGGCTTCAAATCAATGCACTTATAG